One segment of Rhodanobacteraceae bacterium DNA contains the following:
- a CDS encoding sulfite exporter TauE/SafE family protein, with protein MDYLLIAVVAFGASLLTLYSGFGLGTLLLPAFALFAPLPVAIAATALVHLANNLFKGALLARAADRRVLLQFLPTAVPAAFAGAWLLGQLSQLPPWFNYALAGHALAVEPVKAVIGALILAFVVIEGHPKIKHAQLPPRWMPLGGLLSGFFGGLSGHQGALRSMFLVKCGLDATSFVATGVVIAIAIDLSRLALYGGNQAALLATAPEGLLQLVGTACVAAFAGAWLGTRWLKKAKLPLVQRIVAVGLVFVGVGLISGVL; from the coding sequence ATGGACTACCTCCTGATCGCCGTCGTTGCCTTCGGCGCTTCATTGCTGACGCTGTATTCCGGTTTCGGCCTGGGCACGCTGTTGCTGCCGGCGTTCGCGCTGTTCGCGCCGCTGCCAGTCGCAATCGCTGCCACCGCGCTGGTGCACCTGGCCAACAACCTGTTCAAGGGCGCACTGCTGGCGCGCGCGGCTGATCGCCGCGTGTTGCTGCAGTTCCTGCCCACCGCGGTGCCGGCGGCCTTCGCGGGCGCCTGGCTGCTGGGGCAGTTGTCGCAGCTGCCGCCGTGGTTCAATTACGCGTTGGCCGGCCACGCGCTGGCGGTCGAACCGGTCAAGGCGGTGATCGGAGCCCTGATCCTCGCCTTCGTGGTGATCGAAGGACATCCGAAGATCAAGCACGCCCAGTTGCCGCCGCGCTGGATGCCGCTGGGCGGGCTGCTCAGTGGATTCTTCGGCGGATTGTCCGGCCATCAGGGCGCATTGCGCTCGATGTTCCTGGTCAAGTGTGGACTGGATGCGACTTCCTTCGTCGCCACCGGTGTGGTCATCGCCATCGCCATCGACCTCAGCCGGCTTGCGCTGTATGGCGGCAACCAGGCCGCGCTGCTGGCGACGGCACCGGAAGGGCTGCTGCAGTTGGTCGGAACTGCTTGCGTCGCGGCATTCGCCGGGGCCTGGCTCGGTACGCGCTGGCTGAAAAAGGCCAAGCTGCCGCTGGTGCAGCGCATCGTGGCGGTGGGCTTGGTTTTCGTCGGCGTGGGACTGATCAGCGGGGTTCTGTGA
- a CDS encoding serine protein kinase RIO, whose product MKTPKGLQPLLDDGLIDEVLLPLKSGKEATVYVVRRGDERLCAKVFKDMAQRSFQARVQYQEGRQIRGSRQARAINRGSKFGRREQEVAWKNTEVDALYKLAEAGVSVPRPHGYFNGVLLMAMVTDEHGDPAPRLGEVELTPAQAVDYHTRLVRDVVRMLCLGLIHGDLSEFNVLVEPTGPVIIDLPQVVSAAGNNNARAMLLRDVHNLRASLARFAPELMETYFGEEMWALFEGGHLQPDSELTGRFVFDEHTADVNAVMESIEDARQVALIRQQGREEAEAAE is encoded by the coding sequence ATGAAAACCCCCAAGGGCCTGCAGCCGCTGTTGGACGACGGCCTGATCGACGAGGTGTTGCTGCCGCTGAAGAGCGGCAAGGAAGCGACCGTCTACGTCGTCCGCCGCGGCGACGAGCGCCTGTGCGCCAAGGTCTTCAAGGACATGGCGCAGCGCAGCTTCCAGGCGCGCGTGCAGTACCAGGAAGGGCGCCAGATCCGCGGCAGCCGCCAGGCACGCGCGATCAACCGCGGCAGCAAGTTCGGCCGCCGCGAGCAGGAAGTGGCCTGGAAAAACACCGAGGTGGATGCGCTGTACAAGCTGGCCGAGGCCGGCGTGTCGGTGCCGCGCCCGCACGGCTATTTCAACGGCGTGCTGCTGATGGCGATGGTCACCGACGAACACGGCGATCCCGCACCGCGCCTGGGCGAGGTTGAACTCACGCCTGCGCAGGCCGTGGACTACCACACGCGACTGGTGCGCGATGTCGTACGCATGCTCTGCCTCGGCCTGATCCATGGCGATCTGTCCGAGTTCAACGTGCTGGTCGAGCCGACCGGTCCGGTGATCATCGATCTGCCGCAGGTGGTCAGCGCCGCGGGCAACAACAATGCCCGCGCGATGCTCCTGCGCGATGTGCACAACCTGCGCGCCAGCCTCGCGCGCTTTGCGCCGGAGCTGATGGAGACCTACTTCGGCGAGGAGATGTGGGCGCTGTTCGAGGGCGGCCACTTGCAACCGGACAGCGAGCTCACCGGCCGCTTCGTGTTCGACGAGCACACCGCGGACGTGAACGCGGTGATGGAATCCATCGAGGACGCGCGCCAAGTGGCGCTGATCCGCCAGCAGGGGCGCGAGGAAGCCGAAGCGGCGGAGTAG
- a CDS encoding exo-alpha-sialidase, producing MSISRALPHALILLAACCLALHSGPVGAAHPVDATRGVDASVDYAALALIGPWDDRNYQLTAADVALLSDDERSARDPIPAFFRVELRRANREMRTQGPGQYPRSALQRFERKYHGYLIDGRLYREVRVAEDGSFEVALVRGKTEQQWRKAALASEIRVSGPAHGGAETAIAINPVNTSRVIAGSNGPYQGQTMWYSADSGSTWTRAGDLPGADICCDPTVAWSGSGTRAYTATLGNGVYVYRSTDNGQTWSTNVVVPTTNSQVDKEYLHVDTHAASPRYENVYICWHLNNVQKFSRSTDMGVSFSSPVTFNSAPTGIGCDLTSDTAGNVYYFYPADGVKQIVLLKSTDGGASFAAPVVVANTQGSFDFPIPAMTARHAFIYTSADVDLSNSAFRDTIYVAFTDSTAATSGTAANNHARIRVAWSRNGGSTWQVRTPHATADANTVDRFHPWLKVDNNGRVHVVFYDTRNSANRTGVDFYYSYSENGGDTWSAPTRLTSINMPKPSDGFEWGDYNGLDMVLTQALGIYTDNRTEEPGANTVDAYATGNFAVTGALPAGNAIFANGFE from the coding sequence ATGTCGATTTCTCGTGCACTGCCCCACGCGCTCATCCTGTTGGCTGCGTGTTGCCTCGCATTGCACTCCGGGCCGGTCGGCGCCGCGCACCCGGTCGATGCCACCCGCGGCGTCGACGCGAGCGTCGACTATGCGGCGCTGGCCCTGATCGGCCCGTGGGATGACCGCAATTACCAACTGACCGCCGCGGATGTCGCCCTGCTGTCGGACGATGAGCGAAGCGCCCGGGACCCGATCCCGGCCTTCTTCCGAGTCGAACTCCGCCGCGCCAACCGGGAAATGCGCACGCAGGGTCCGGGGCAATACCCGCGCAGCGCCCTGCAGCGCTTCGAACGCAAGTACCACGGCTATCTGATCGACGGCCGCCTGTACCGCGAAGTGCGCGTGGCCGAGGATGGCAGCTTCGAGGTGGCGCTGGTCCGCGGCAAGACCGAGCAGCAGTGGCGCAAGGCCGCGCTCGCCAGCGAGATCCGCGTCAGCGGCCCGGCCCATGGCGGCGCCGAAACCGCCATCGCGATCAATCCGGTCAACACCAGCCGGGTCATCGCCGGTTCCAATGGTCCGTACCAGGGCCAGACCATGTGGTACTCGGCCGATTCGGGCAGCACCTGGACCCGCGCCGGCGATTTGCCGGGAGCCGACATCTGCTGCGACCCGACGGTGGCCTGGTCCGGCAGCGGGACGCGCGCGTACACGGCCACCCTCGGCAACGGCGTCTACGTGTACCGCTCGACCGACAACGGCCAAACCTGGAGCACGAATGTCGTCGTGCCCACGACCAACTCGCAGGTCGACAAGGAATACCTGCATGTCGATACGCATGCCGCGTCGCCGCGCTACGAGAACGTCTACATCTGCTGGCACCTCAACAACGTGCAGAAGTTCTCGCGCTCCACCGACATGGGCGTGAGCTTCAGTTCCCCGGTCACTTTCAACAGCGCGCCGACCGGCATCGGCTGCGACCTGACGTCCGACACCGCCGGCAACGTCTATTACTTCTATCCGGCTGATGGCGTGAAGCAGATCGTGCTGCTGAAATCCACCGACGGCGGTGCCAGCTTCGCGGCCCCGGTGGTGGTGGCCAACACCCAGGGCTCCTTCGACTTCCCGATTCCCGCGATGACGGCCCGCCACGCCTTCATCTACACCTCGGCGGACGTGGACCTCAGCAACAGCGCTTTTCGCGACACGATCTACGTGGCCTTCACCGATTCGACTGCTGCCACCAGCGGCACCGCGGCCAACAACCACGCGCGCATCCGGGTGGCGTGGTCGCGCAACGGCGGCAGCACCTGGCAGGTGCGCACGCCGCACGCCACCGCCGACGCCAACACGGTGGATCGCTTCCACCCCTGGCTCAAGGTGGACAACAATGGCCGTGTGCACGTGGTCTTCTACGACACCCGAAACAGTGCCAATCGCACCGGCGTCGACTTCTACTACAGCTATTCGGAAAACGGCGGCGATACCTGGAGCGCCCCGACGCGCCTGACCAGCATCAACATGCCCAAGCCGAGCGATGGCTTCGAATGGGGCGATTACAACGGCCTGGACATGGTGCTGACCCAGGCACTCGGCATCTACACGGACAATCGGACCGAGGAACCGGGTGCGAATACCGTCGACGCCTACGCGACCGGCAACTTCGCGGTGACGGGTGCTCTGCCGGCCGGCAACGCGATCTTCGCCAACGGCTTCGAATAA
- a CDS encoding DUF4272 domain-containing protein, whose product MPVRNSTEVAQRVLALMAIIDEARREQLDVMHVWVARHGIARYFTPNEVQFMAARGHAAKAVRVDFSWRAEGLMVLIWALGGLDECPPLDQPLTNIASPLIELAARSPEEFFAGARLRPLPELETLDRTLMDASAKLRETRMRGLPDPAGLDFVVVYERSNAIAWVLDSREGWD is encoded by the coding sequence ATGCCGGTCAGGAACTCCACCGAGGTGGCGCAGCGCGTGCTGGCGCTGATGGCAATCATCGACGAAGCGCGTCGGGAGCAACTGGACGTGATGCACGTTTGGGTTGCCCGCCATGGTATCGCCCGCTACTTCACGCCCAACGAGGTCCAGTTCATGGCGGCGCGGGGGCACGCCGCCAAGGCAGTTCGGGTGGATTTCAGCTGGCGGGCCGAGGGCCTCATGGTGCTCATCTGGGCACTTGGGGGTCTGGACGAATGCCCGCCCCTGGACCAGCCGCTGACGAATATCGCCAGCCCGTTGATCGAACTGGCAGCGCGATCGCCCGAAGAATTCTTCGCGGGCGCGCGCCTGCGCCCGCTTCCCGAGCTAGAGACGCTGGATCGCACTCTGATGGATGCATCGGCGAAGCTGCGGGAGACGCGTATGCGTGGCCTTCCTGATCCGGCAGGCCTGGACTTCGTGGTGGTCTACGAACGCAGTAACGCAATCGCCTGGGTGCTCGACAGTCGCGAGGGGTGGGACTAG
- a CDS encoding S9 family peptidase translates to MAAADLEPLLARSTFEAIKISPTGEHYAATVRLQDRTVLVIFRRSDMQPQARVSGAEGSDIAGFWWVNDQRVVVAMADRLGSLETPVPTGELHAINADGSGARTLVGIGKDPVGSERINILGDFSGAYLVDTLVDDDRHVLIARTDYGSADPLTRVERMNVVSGKRRLVARAPVRRAHFVMDTRGQIRFAIGAGSDNATRLYHRTADDADWQLLNDENSSGRAEFPLGFSADDSIAYLQVEQAQGPDTIEAWNIATGARRPQVRDPRVDPYEIVSDAQGAVVGTRFMDDGIRTVHFDSESVQAEAQRRLERTFPGAVVRIASRTRDDRLWVLRVSSDRDPGRFFLFDTEARKAEFIFALGKAEADAMRPAQAVDIEASDGLALRGYLTRPQAADQAGPLVLLVHGGPFGVFDSWEYDLDTQVLALAGYSVLRVNYRGSGNYGRAHMRAGAREWGGRMQQDLADAARWAIARGIADPERIALVGGSYGGYAALMGAVAEPELFHCVAGYVGVYDLTLVARKNARTAGWTKRWTEDWVGSGELLEQRSPTRLADRIRVSVLLVAGEEDPVAPVVHTQRMERALKAAKVPVETLYVPREGHGFYLEANQRAYYERLTAFLDRHIGQEK, encoded by the coding sequence GTGGCCGCAGCCGACCTGGAACCGCTGCTGGCGCGCAGCACCTTCGAGGCGATCAAGATCTCGCCGACGGGCGAGCACTACGCCGCCACGGTCCGCCTGCAGGACCGCACGGTCCTGGTGATCTTCCGGCGCAGCGACATGCAGCCGCAGGCACGCGTCAGCGGTGCCGAAGGGTCGGACATCGCCGGCTTCTGGTGGGTCAATGACCAGCGCGTGGTGGTCGCGATGGCCGACCGGCTGGGATCGCTCGAAACCCCGGTGCCGACCGGCGAACTGCACGCGATCAATGCCGATGGCAGCGGCGCACGCACACTCGTGGGCATCGGCAAGGACCCGGTCGGCAGCGAGCGGATCAACATCCTGGGCGATTTCAGCGGCGCCTACCTGGTCGACACCCTGGTCGACGACGACCGCCATGTGCTGATCGCGCGCACCGACTACGGCAGCGCCGACCCGCTGACCCGCGTCGAGCGGATGAACGTGGTCAGTGGCAAGCGGCGCCTGGTCGCCCGCGCGCCGGTGCGACGTGCGCATTTCGTGATGGACACCCGCGGGCAGATCCGCTTCGCCATCGGCGCCGGCAGCGACAACGCCACCCGTTTGTACCATCGCACCGCCGACGACGCCGACTGGCAGCTGCTGAATGACGAGAACAGCAGTGGCCGGGCGGAGTTCCCGCTCGGGTTTTCCGCCGACGACAGCATCGCCTACCTGCAAGTCGAGCAGGCGCAGGGACCGGACACCATCGAGGCCTGGAACATCGCGACCGGCGCGCGCCGCCCGCAGGTGCGCGATCCGCGGGTCGACCCCTACGAGATCGTGAGCGACGCCCAAGGCGCGGTGGTCGGCACGCGCTTCATGGACGACGGCATCCGCACGGTCCATTTCGACTCGGAATCCGTCCAGGCGGAGGCCCAGCGCCGGCTCGAACGGACGTTCCCGGGCGCCGTGGTGCGCATCGCATCGCGCACGCGCGACGACCGCCTCTGGGTCCTGCGGGTATCCAGCGACCGCGATCCCGGCCGTTTCTTCCTGTTCGACACCGAGGCACGCAAGGCCGAATTCATCTTTGCGCTGGGCAAGGCGGAAGCCGACGCGATGCGTCCGGCCCAGGCCGTCGACATCGAGGCGAGCGACGGCCTGGCCTTGCGCGGCTACCTCACGCGTCCGCAGGCGGCGGACCAGGCGGGACCCCTGGTGCTGCTGGTGCACGGCGGGCCGTTCGGCGTGTTCGACAGCTGGGAGTACGACCTGGATACCCAGGTGCTGGCGCTCGCGGGCTACAGCGTGCTGCGGGTCAATTACCGCGGATCCGGCAACTACGGCCGTGCGCACATGCGCGCCGGCGCCCGCGAGTGGGGCGGGCGCATGCAGCAGGACCTCGCGGACGCCGCGCGGTGGGCAATCGCTCGCGGCATCGCCGATCCGGAGCGGATCGCGCTCGTTGGCGGCAGTTACGGCGGGTACGCGGCGCTGATGGGCGCGGTCGCCGAGCCTGAGTTGTTCCACTGCGTGGCGGGCTACGTGGGCGTCTACGATCTGACCCTGGTGGCGCGCAAGAACGCGCGGACCGCCGGGTGGACCAAGCGCTGGACCGAGGACTGGGTGGGGTCGGGTGAGTTGCTGGAGCAACGCTCGCCCACCCGGCTGGCCGACCGCATCCGCGTGTCGGTGCTGCTGGTCGCGGGCGAGGAGGATCCGGTGGCGCCGGTGGTCCACACCCAGCGCATGGAGCGCGCGCTGAAAGCGGCCAAAGTGCCAGTGGAGACCCTTTACGTCCCCCGCGAGGGGCACGGCTTCTACCTCGAGGCGAACCAGCGCGCCTACTACGAGCGCCTGACCGCTTTCCTGGACCGGCACATCGGCCAGGAGAAGTAG
- a CDS encoding DNA-3-methyladenine glycosylase I — MTLQRCAWANGSDLEAEYHDREWGVPVHDDRTLFEFLTLEGAQAGLSWRTVLAKRAGYARVFLDYDLERLAALSEADLEARLADPGIVRNRLKVWSVRGNARAALALQREFGSLDAYFWRWVDGQPIDGQRREMRDVPARTELSDRLSKDLGKRGFKFIGSTIMYAFMQAVGLVNDHWLGCHARPRGTG; from the coding sequence ATGACCCTGCAGCGCTGCGCCTGGGCCAATGGCTCCGACCTCGAAGCCGAGTACCACGACCGCGAATGGGGTGTGCCGGTGCACGATGACCGCACCCTGTTCGAGTTCCTGACCCTGGAAGGGGCGCAGGCCGGCCTGTCCTGGCGCACCGTGCTGGCCAAGCGCGCGGGCTACGCGCGGGTGTTCCTCGACTACGACCTTGAGCGCCTGGCGGCGCTGAGCGAGGCGGACCTGGAAGCGCGCCTGGCCGACCCCGGCATCGTGCGCAATCGGCTGAAGGTCTGGTCGGTGCGCGGCAACGCGCGCGCCGCGCTGGCGCTGCAGCGCGAGTTCGGCAGCCTGGACGCCTATTTCTGGCGCTGGGTGGACGGCCAGCCCATCGACGGCCAGCGCCGCGAGATGCGCGACGTGCCCGCCCGCACCGAACTGTCCGACCGCCTGAGCAAGGACCTCGGCAAGCGCGGCTTCAAGTTCATCGGCAGCACGATCATGTATGCCTTCATGCAGGCAGTGGGATTGGTCAACGACCATTGGCTGGGATGCCACGCCCGGCCGCGCGGGACGGGCTGA
- a CDS encoding class II fumarate hydratase has translation MSGSPQYRVEKDSMGELRVPADALWGAQTQRAIDNFPISGQGLPRGFIRALGLVKAAAASVNARLGYLDAERAAAIRAAALAVAQGAHDDAFPVDVFQTGSGTSSNMNANEVIATLATRAAGVAVHPNDHVNARQSSNDVIPTAIQLGAVLLAEEALFPALDELIDSIDRRADEFADVAKTGRTHLMDAMPLTLGQELGCWAAQLRSARERIGDTLKRVRRLPVGGTAIGTGINADPAFASAVCAELTAVTGRPFESARNLFEGIAAKDECVELSGQLKALACALMKIANDLRWMNSGPLAGLGEIALPALQPGSSIMPGKVNPVIPEAVCMVAAQVIGNDAAITVAGQSGNFQLNVMLPLIARNLLESLSLLANAMPLLGDRCIAGFQVRRERIDEALARSPILVTALNPVIGYELGAATAKRAYAEGRPILDVARETTGLPEQRLRDLMDPLDLTRGGVRGSVAGGG, from the coding sequence ATGAGCGGATCGCCGCAATACCGTGTCGAAAAAGACAGCATGGGCGAGCTGCGGGTGCCCGCCGATGCGCTGTGGGGCGCGCAGACCCAGCGGGCCATCGACAACTTCCCGATCAGCGGCCAGGGGCTGCCGCGCGGTTTCATCCGTGCGCTGGGGCTGGTCAAGGCCGCCGCGGCCAGCGTCAATGCGCGGCTGGGCTATCTGGATGCCGAACGGGCGGCGGCGATCCGGGCGGCGGCGCTGGCGGTGGCGCAGGGCGCGCACGACGATGCCTTCCCGGTGGACGTGTTCCAGACCGGCTCGGGCACCTCCAGCAACATGAACGCGAACGAGGTGATCGCGACCCTGGCGACCCGCGCCGCGGGTGTGGCGGTGCACCCGAATGACCACGTGAACGCCCGCCAGTCGTCCAATGATGTGATCCCGACGGCGATCCAGCTGGGCGCCGTGCTGCTGGCCGAAGAGGCGCTGTTCCCGGCGCTGGATGAACTGATCGACAGCATCGACCGCCGCGCCGACGAGTTCGCCGACGTGGCCAAGACCGGCCGCACGCACCTGATGGATGCGATGCCGCTGACGCTGGGTCAGGAACTCGGCTGCTGGGCGGCGCAATTGCGCAGCGCGCGCGAGCGCATCGGCGACACGCTGAAGCGCGTGCGCCGGCTGCCGGTCGGCGGCACCGCCATCGGCACCGGCATCAATGCCGATCCGGCCTTCGCGTCGGCGGTCTGCGCCGAGCTGACGGCAGTCACCGGGCGCCCCTTCGAATCCGCGCGCAATTTGTTCGAGGGCATCGCGGCCAAGGACGAATGCGTCGAGTTGTCCGGGCAGCTCAAGGCGCTGGCCTGCGCGCTGATGAAGATCGCCAACGATCTGCGCTGGATGAATTCCGGGCCGCTGGCCGGGCTGGGCGAGATCGCGCTGCCGGCGCTGCAGCCGGGCTCGTCGATCATGCCCGGCAAGGTCAACCCGGTGATTCCGGAGGCGGTCTGCATGGTGGCCGCGCAGGTGATCGGCAACGATGCGGCGATCACCGTCGCCGGTCAGTCCGGCAATTTCCAGCTGAACGTGATGCTGCCGCTGATCGCGCGCAACCTGCTGGAGTCGCTCAGTCTGCTGGCGAACGCGATGCCGCTGCTCGGCGACCGCTGCATCGCCGGCTTCCAGGTGCGCCGTGAGCGCATCGACGAAGCGCTGGCGCGCAGCCCGATCCTGGTGACCGCGCTGAACCCGGTGATTGGCTACGAACTCGGCGCCGCCACCGCCAAGCGCGCCTACGCCGAAGGTCGCCCGATCCTCGATGTGGCCCGCGAAACCACCGGGTTGCCGGAACAGCGCCTGCGCGACCTGATGGACCCGCTGGACCTGACCCGTGGCGGAGTGCGCGGGAGTGTGGCGGGCGGCGGGTGA
- the ureG gene encoding urease accessory protein UreG → MPMSHWSQRRTRPLPPLRVGIGGPVGSGKTTLLEMLCKSMRTRHELVAITNDIYTKEDQRLLTVSGALPPERILGVETGGCPHTAIREDASINLEAIERMLDAFPDADIVFIESGGDNLAATFSPELSDLTIYVIDVAGGKKIPRKGGPGITRSDLLVINKTDLAPHVGANLDIMRSDTLRMRGDKPFVMTDLRRQQGLADVVAFIEREGLVGG, encoded by the coding sequence ATGCCCATGTCGCACTGGAGCCAGCGCCGCACCCGTCCCCTTCCCCCGTTGCGCGTCGGCATCGGCGGGCCCGTGGGTTCGGGCAAGACCACCTTGCTGGAAATGCTGTGCAAATCGATGCGCACGCGGCATGAGCTGGTTGCCATCACCAACGACATCTACACCAAGGAAGATCAGCGCCTGCTGACGGTCTCGGGCGCGCTGCCGCCCGAGCGCATCCTCGGCGTCGAAACCGGCGGCTGTCCGCACACCGCCATCCGCGAGGACGCATCGATCAACCTGGAAGCGATCGAACGCATGCTGGATGCCTTTCCCGACGCCGACATCGTGTTCATCGAATCCGGTGGCGACAACCTCGCCGCAACCTTCTCGCCGGAGCTCTCGGACCTGACGATCTACGTGATCGACGTGGCCGGCGGCAAGAAGATCCCGCGCAAGGGCGGTCCCGGCATCACCCGCTCCGACCTGCTGGTGATCAACAAGACCGACCTCGCGCCGCATGTCGGCGCCAACCTCGACATCATGCGCAGCGACACCCTGCGCATGCGCGGCGACAAACCCTTCGTGATGACCGATCTGCGTCGTCAGCAGGGCCTCGCCGACGTGGTGGCCTTCATCGAGCGCGAGGGGCTGGTGGGCGGCTGA
- a CDS encoding urease accessory protein UreF has product MFNEIGCSRVLSPQPLGAGAQSPLPPGAAGPDLACLPALLQLGSAALPIGAFSHSLGLEAAVDAGVVRDVQSAEHWIGDYLSLCWVAGEAPLWLRLHAAWERADAGEVSALNDRLLAVRESSELLLECTQTGHSLRKWLLALPAVPALRQDQRELLAMLQPLAYATTHALAARALRLSPAIGLHAAAWGLLENLSTAAVKLVPLGQTQGQALLRRLALRLPMAIAQALASTEDTIAHFAPMLAIRSAQHETQYSRLFRS; this is encoded by the coding sequence ATGTTCAATGAGATTGGCTGCAGCCGAGTTCTTTCCCCACAGCCGCTGGGCGCTGGCGCGCAAAGCCCGCTCCCACCCGGCGCCGCTGGTCCGGACCTCGCCTGCCTCCCGGCCCTGCTGCAACTCGGATCCGCCGCCCTGCCCATCGGCGCCTTCAGCCATTCGCTGGGCCTGGAGGCCGCGGTCGATGCCGGCGTGGTCCGCGATGTGCAATCCGCCGAGCACTGGATCGGCGACTACCTCTCGCTCTGCTGGGTGGCCGGCGAGGCGCCGCTCTGGCTGCGCCTGCACGCGGCCTGGGAGCGCGCGGATGCGGGCGAAGTCTCGGCGCTCAACGATCGCCTGCTCGCGGTGCGCGAGAGCAGCGAGTTGCTGCTCGAATGCACCCAGACCGGGCATTCGCTGCGGAAATGGCTGCTTGCGCTGCCCGCCGTGCCGGCGCTGCGCCAGGACCAGCGCGAGCTGCTGGCCATGTTGCAGCCGCTCGCCTACGCCACGACGCATGCACTGGCCGCGCGCGCGCTCAGGCTGTCGCCGGCCATCGGCCTGCATGCCGCGGCCTGGGGCTTGCTGGAAAACCTCTCCACTGCGGCGGTCAAACTGGTGCCGCTGGGCCAGACCCAGGGCCAGGCGTTGCTGCGCCGACTGGCGCTGCGCTTGCCCATGGCGATCGCGCAAGCGCTGGCAAGCACCGAGGACACGATCGCCCACTTCGCACCGATGCTGGCCATCCGTTCGGCCCAGCACGAAACCCAGTACTCCCGATTGTTCCGTTCCTGA
- the ureE gene encoding urease accessory protein UreE (involved in the assembly of the urease metallocenter; possible nickel donor): protein MLIRTRIPASECIPDALAAQALELTAAQRRCSRQRILLDGVELGIALPPGTTLEPGDQLLADDGRRFEVCAAPETVLRISADDATTQARAAYHLGNRHVAVEVGDGYLAIEPDPVLEAMLLQIGVRCEHAQWPFQPETGAYGGGHRHGHDATFADDHRLAQSLFAHHHDHPHPHPHPDGGDGDSACVGAA, encoded by the coding sequence ATGCTAATCCGCACCCGCATCCCCGCCTCTGAATGCATCCCCGACGCGCTGGCCGCGCAGGCGCTGGAGCTGACCGCCGCGCAGCGAAGGTGCAGCCGGCAGCGGATCTTGCTGGATGGCGTGGAGCTGGGCATCGCATTGCCGCCCGGGACCACGCTGGAACCCGGCGATCAGTTGCTGGCCGATGATGGCCGGCGCTTCGAGGTCTGCGCCGCGCCGGAGACCGTGCTGCGGATCAGTGCGGACGACGCCACCACGCAGGCGCGCGCCGCCTACCACCTGGGCAACCGCCATGTGGCCGTGGAGGTGGGCGACGGGTACCTGGCCATCGAACCCGACCCGGTGCTGGAAGCCATGCTGCTCCAGATCGGCGTCCGCTGCGAACACGCGCAGTGGCCGTTCCAGCCGGAAACCGGTGCCTACGGGGGCGGCCATCGGCACGGGCACGACGCGACCTTCGCCGATGACCACCGGCTGGCGCAGTCACTGTTTGCGCACCACCACGACCATCCGCATCCACACCCGCATCCGGATGGCGGCGACGGAGACTCCGCGTGCGTCGGCGCCGCCTAG